Proteins from a single region of Hordeum vulgare subsp. vulgare chromosome 6H, MorexV3_pseudomolecules_assembly, whole genome shotgun sequence:
- the LOC123401423 gene encoding F-box/kelch-repeat protein At1g74510-like: protein MLEGQSCLISRSLPSSCEQESRLAYMTYHLLEITRTKRPSGVLAIEHDGIAVAAVLAKRPRSEDSHDAVPVDCQGSNQGYSDSSTLISSIGRDNSINCLARCSRSDYGSIASLSRNFRSLVRDGGLYRERRRLGIAEHWVYFSCNVQEWEAYDPYRGRWMTLPRMPPNECFMCSDKESLAVGTELLVFGKEILSHIVLSYSILTNSWSRGVEMNAPRCLFGSASFGEKAIIAGGMDSHGSVLSSAELYNSETKSWVTLASMNKRRRMCSGVFMDGKFYVIGGMASNTEVLTCGEEYDLEKGTWRLIENMSEGLNGASGAPPLVAVVENELYAAQYAGKLVRKYNKSDNTWTTLGELPERPEAVNGWGIAFRGCGERLLVIGGPRVLGGGMIELHSWIPREGPLQWNMIGSKPSGNFVYNCAVMGC, encoded by the coding sequence ATGTTGGAGGGTCAATCTTGCCTGATCTCGAGGTCACTGCCCAGCTCCTGCGAACAGGAATCCAGATTAGCTTATATGACTTACCACCTCCTCGAGATCACGAGGACTAAGCGCCCATCTGGGGTCCTGGCTATTGAGCATGATGGAATTGCTGTGGCGGCAGTGCTGGCAAAGCGGCCTAGGTCTGAGGATAGCCATGATGCTGTGCCGGTAGACTGTCAAGGCAGTAATCAGGGCTATTCTGATTCAAGCACACTGATAAGTTCTATTGGTAGAGATAATTCAATCAATTGCCTGGCCCGTTGCTCTCGGTCTGATTATGGCTCCATAGCATCACTGAGCCGGAACTTCCGTTCCCTTGTCCGTGATGGTGGTTTGTACAGAGAACGGCGGAGGTTAGGGATTGCAGAACACTGGGTATATTTCTCCTGCAATGTGCAGGAGTGGGAGGCATATGACCCATACCGTGGACGGTGGATGACACTCCCAAGGATGCCACCTAACGAGTGTTTCATGTGCTCAGATAAGGAGTCGCTAGCTGTGGGCACTGAACTTCTGGTGTTTGGCAAGGAGATTCTTTCACATATTGTTCTTAGCTATAGCATTCTGACCAACTCATGGTCAAGAGGTGTTGAAATGAATGCCCCTAGATGTTTGTTTGGATCGGCTAGTTTTGGAGAGAAGGCAATTATAGCTGGTGGTATGGATTCTCATGGGAGTGTGCTTAGCTCTGCTGAGCTGTACAACTCTGAAACTAAAAGTTGGGTTACACTTGCGAGCATGAACAAGCGTAGGAGAATGTGTTCTGGAGTCTTCATGGATGGCAAGTTTTATGTTATTGGTGGAATGGCCAGTAACACGGAGGTGCTGACATGCGGAGAAGAGTATGATTTAGAGAAGGGTACCTGGAGGTTGATAGAGAACATGTCAGAGGGGCTCAATGGTGCCAGTGGTGCTCCTCCCCTTGTCGCTGTAGTTGAGAATGAGCTATATGCGGCTCAATATGCAGGAAAGCTAGTAAGGAAGTATAATAAAAGCGATAACACATGGACAACTCTTGGGGAGTTACCAGAGCGCCCAGAAGCTGTGAATGGCTGGGGCATTGCATTCCGGGGATGTGGAGAGCGGCTCCTGGTGATTGGTGGACCAAGAGTGCTAGGTGGCGGGATGAttgaactccattcgtggatcccAAGGGAGGGCCCCTTGCAATGGAACATGATCGGAAGCAAACCTTCTGGCAACTTTGTTTATAACTGTGCTGTCATGGGGTGCTGA